The genome window GCATCTCCGGCAACGTGCTCATCCTGGGGATGGTCAGCTTTCTGACCGACGTCTCCAGTGAGATGATCTATCCGCTGCTCCCCCTCTTCCTGACCACCGTGCTCGGGGCAGGCCCTGCGTTTCTCGGGGTGATCGAAGGGGTGGCCGAATCGACCGCGGCGCTGCTGAAGCTCGTCTCCGGCATCGTGTCCGACCGGACCAGAAGCCGCAAGGGGCTGGTCCTGGCCGGGTACGCCCTGTCGAGCCTGGCACGTCCCCTGGTGGCCGCGGCCACGGGGCCGGCCGCGGTGCTGGCCGTCCGTTTCGCCGACCGGGTGGGGAAGGGGGTGCGGACCTCGCCCCGGGATGCCCTCATCGCCGATTCATCCGATTCCACGGTCCGGGGGAAGGCCTACGGCTTTCACCGGGCCATGGACCATGCCGGAGCCCTCGTGGGGCCCCTGCTCGCCACCCTGCTCCTGGCCGGCGCCGCCCTGGACCTGCGGACCGTGTTCTGGCTCTCGGCCGTGCCGGGGCTCCTGGCCGTGCTCCTCATCATCCTGCGGGTCCGCGACGTGGAGCGGAAACGGACCAGCGACGGAAGCATTCTGGGGGCGGTGCCCCGGGGCGGGCTCCGCCGGTACCTGGCCGTCCTCGTCCTGTTCACGCTGGGCAATTCCTCCGATGCCTTCCTGCTGCTGCGGGCGGGCCAGTTGGGGGTTCCACCGGCGCGCATCCCGCTGCTGTGGGCCTTCTTCCACCTGGTGAAGATGCTGGCGTCCACCCCCTTCGGCGCCCTGTCGGACCGGATCGGCCGCAGGCGGGTCATCGTTGCCGGCTGGGCAGTCTACGCCCTCTCCTACCTGGGGTTTGCCGCAGCCGCATCCGAGCCGGCCTGCTGGCTGCTCTTCGCCGTCTACGGCACCTTCTACGGCATGACCGAAGGGACCGAAAAGGCGTTCGTGGCCGATCTCGTCCCCGCCGAGGCCCGGGGCGGCGCCTTCGGCTGGTACCATTTCGCCGTGGGCGTGGGGGCGCTGCCGGCCAGCGTGCTCTTCGGCCTGATCTGGGAGAGGGCCGGGCAGGGGGCGGCATTCCTTTTTGGCGCGGGGCTGGCTGCCCTGGCGGCGGTCCTGCTGCTCGCCCTGGTGAGGGAGGCTCTGCCTGAGGAGCGGAATTCGCGGGCCTTCTGACCGCGCACCCCGCTTGACAACGGGCGCGGGCAATCTATCATGTTCAAATATTCAGATGCACTTCCCGCATGGCATCGCGGAAGGCACAATTCAACTGGAAACGAGG of Geobacter anodireducens contains these proteins:
- a CDS encoding MFS transporter, translated to MLSGISGNVLILGMVSFLTDVSSEMIYPLLPLFLTTVLGAGPAFLGVIEGVAESTAALLKLVSGIVSDRTRSRKGLVLAGYALSSLARPLVAAATGPAAVLAVRFADRVGKGVRTSPRDALIADSSDSTVRGKAYGFHRAMDHAGALVGPLLATLLLAGAALDLRTVFWLSAVPGLLAVLLIILRVRDVERKRTSDGSILGAVPRGGLRRYLAVLVLFTLGNSSDAFLLLRAGQLGVPPARIPLLWAFFHLVKMLASTPFGALSDRIGRRRVIVAGWAVYALSYLGFAAAASEPACWLLFAVYGTFYGMTEGTEKAFVADLVPAEARGGAFGWYHFAVGVGALPASVLFGLIWERAGQGAAFLFGAGLAALAAVLLLALVREALPEERNSRAF